One region of Mugil cephalus isolate CIBA_MC_2020 chromosome 17, CIBA_Mcephalus_1.1, whole genome shotgun sequence genomic DNA includes:
- the snx6 gene encoding sorting nexin-6 isoform X1 yields the protein MMQEGLDDGPDFLSEEDRGPRAVNVDLQTDATLQVDISDALSERDKVKFTVHTKSTLPNFKQNEFSVVRQHEEFIWLHDSFVENEEYAGYIIPPAPPRPDFDASREKLQKLGEGEGSMTKEEFTKMKQELEAEYLAIFKKTVAMHEVFLCRVAAHPVLRKDLNFHVFLEYNQDLSVRGKNKKEKLEDFFKNVVKSADGVLVAGVKDVDDFFEHEKTFLLEYHNRVKDASAKSDRMIRSHKNAADDINRIASSLYTLGTQDSTDLCKFFLKVSELFEKTRKIEARVAADEDLKLADLLKYYLRESQAAKDLLYRRSRALVDYENANKALDKARAKNRDVLQAETSQQLCCHKFEKISESAKQELIDFKTRRVAAFRKNLVELAELELKHAKGNLQLLQSCMGVLKGNT from the exons ATGATG CAGGAAGGGCTGGACGACGGACCCGACTTCCTCTCCGAGGAGGACCGGGGA CCGCGGGCCGTGAATGTGGACCTGCAGACGGACGCCACGCTGCAGGTGGACATCTCCGACGCCCTGAGCGAGAGAGACAAGGTCAAGTTCACCGTCCACACAAAG AGCACACTCCCAAACTTCAAGCAGAACGAGTTCTCCGTGGTCCGACAGCACGAAGAGTTCATCTGGCTGCACGACTCGTTCGTGGAAAACGAAGAGTACGCCGGATACATC ATCCCTCCAGCTCCACCCAGACCGGACTTCGATGCGTCcagagagaagctgcagaagcTCGGGGAGGGAGAAGGATCCATGACCAAGGAGGAGTTCACTAAGATGAAGCAGGAGCTGGAGGC AGAGTACCTGGCCATCTTTAAGAAGACCGTCGCTATGCACGAGGTCTTCCTGTGTCGCGTGGCGGCGCATCCCGTCCTCAGAAAAGACCTCAACTTCCACGTTTTCCTCGAGTACAACCAGGAC CTGAGCGTACGAGggaagaacaagaaggagaaaCTGGAGGATTTCTTCAAGAATGTGGTGAAGTCGGCTGATGGTGTCCTGGTGGCCGGTGTCAAG GACGTGGACGACTTCTTCGAGCACGAGAAAACGTTTCTGCTGGAATATCACAACAGAGTCAAAGACGCCTCGGCCAAATCTGACAGAATGATCCGCTCGCACAAAA atgCTGCTGACGACATCAACAGAATCGCCTCGTCTCTCTACACATTAGGAACACAGGACTCCACAGACCTCTGCAA attcttCCTGAAAGTGTCGGAGCTGTTTGAGAAAACTAGG aaaaTCGAAGCTCGAGTCGCGGCAGACGAAGACCTGAAGCTGGCCGACCTTCTCAAATATTACCTGAGGGAGTCTCAGGCTGCAAAG GACCTCCTGTACCGGAGGAGCCGGGCTCTGGTCGACTACGAGAACGCTAACAAGGCTCTGGACAAAGCTCGGGCCAAAAACAGAGACGTCCTGCAGGCCGAGACCAGCCAGCAGCTCTGCTGCCACAAGTTCGAGAAGATCTCTGAGTCCGCGAAGCAAG AGCTCATAGATTTCAAGACGAGACGAGTGGCAGCGTTCAGGAAGAACCTGGTGGAGCTGGCGGAGCTGGAGCTCAAACACGCCAAG GGgaacctccagctgctgcagagctgcatggGCGTCCTGAAAGGAAACACTTAA
- the snx6 gene encoding sorting nexin-6 isoform X2, translated as MMEGLDDGPDFLSEEDRGPRAVNVDLQTDATLQVDISDALSERDKVKFTVHTKSTLPNFKQNEFSVVRQHEEFIWLHDSFVENEEYAGYIIPPAPPRPDFDASREKLQKLGEGEGSMTKEEFTKMKQELEAEYLAIFKKTVAMHEVFLCRVAAHPVLRKDLNFHVFLEYNQDLSVRGKNKKEKLEDFFKNVVKSADGVLVAGVKDVDDFFEHEKTFLLEYHNRVKDASAKSDRMIRSHKNAADDINRIASSLYTLGTQDSTDLCKFFLKVSELFEKTRKIEARVAADEDLKLADLLKYYLRESQAAKDLLYRRSRALVDYENANKALDKARAKNRDVLQAETSQQLCCHKFEKISESAKQELIDFKTRRVAAFRKNLVELAELELKHAKGNLQLLQSCMGVLKGNT; from the exons ATGATG GAAGGGCTGGACGACGGACCCGACTTCCTCTCCGAGGAGGACCGGGGA CCGCGGGCCGTGAATGTGGACCTGCAGACGGACGCCACGCTGCAGGTGGACATCTCCGACGCCCTGAGCGAGAGAGACAAGGTCAAGTTCACCGTCCACACAAAG AGCACACTCCCAAACTTCAAGCAGAACGAGTTCTCCGTGGTCCGACAGCACGAAGAGTTCATCTGGCTGCACGACTCGTTCGTGGAAAACGAAGAGTACGCCGGATACATC ATCCCTCCAGCTCCACCCAGACCGGACTTCGATGCGTCcagagagaagctgcagaagcTCGGGGAGGGAGAAGGATCCATGACCAAGGAGGAGTTCACTAAGATGAAGCAGGAGCTGGAGGC AGAGTACCTGGCCATCTTTAAGAAGACCGTCGCTATGCACGAGGTCTTCCTGTGTCGCGTGGCGGCGCATCCCGTCCTCAGAAAAGACCTCAACTTCCACGTTTTCCTCGAGTACAACCAGGAC CTGAGCGTACGAGggaagaacaagaaggagaaaCTGGAGGATTTCTTCAAGAATGTGGTGAAGTCGGCTGATGGTGTCCTGGTGGCCGGTGTCAAG GACGTGGACGACTTCTTCGAGCACGAGAAAACGTTTCTGCTGGAATATCACAACAGAGTCAAAGACGCCTCGGCCAAATCTGACAGAATGATCCGCTCGCACAAAA atgCTGCTGACGACATCAACAGAATCGCCTCGTCTCTCTACACATTAGGAACACAGGACTCCACAGACCTCTGCAA attcttCCTGAAAGTGTCGGAGCTGTTTGAGAAAACTAGG aaaaTCGAAGCTCGAGTCGCGGCAGACGAAGACCTGAAGCTGGCCGACCTTCTCAAATATTACCTGAGGGAGTCTCAGGCTGCAAAG GACCTCCTGTACCGGAGGAGCCGGGCTCTGGTCGACTACGAGAACGCTAACAAGGCTCTGGACAAAGCTCGGGCCAAAAACAGAGACGTCCTGCAGGCCGAGACCAGCCAGCAGCTCTGCTGCCACAAGTTCGAGAAGATCTCTGAGTCCGCGAAGCAAG AGCTCATAGATTTCAAGACGAGACGAGTGGCAGCGTTCAGGAAGAACCTGGTGGAGCTGGCGGAGCTGGAGCTCAAACACGCCAAG GGgaacctccagctgctgcagagctgcatggGCGTCCTGAAAGGAAACACTTAA
- the cfl2 gene encoding cofilin-2 — protein MASGVTVNDEVIRVFNDMKVRKSSSQEDVKKRKKAVLFCLSEDRKKIIVEEGKQILVGDIGETVDDPYACFVKLLPLNDCRYGLYDATYETKESKKEDLVFIFWAPESAPLKSKMIYASSKDAIKKKFTGIKHEWQVNGLDDIQDRTTLAEKLGGNVVVSLEGKPL, from the exons GCGTCAGGTGTCACCGTGAACGATGAGGTCATCCGAGTGTTCAACGACATGAAGGTGAGGAAGTCGTCTTCCCAGGAGGAcgtgaagaagaggaagaaggcgGTGCTGTTCTGCCTGAGCGAGGACAGGAAGAAGATCATCGTGGAGGAGGGGAAGCAGATCCTGGTGGGAGACATCGGAGAAACCGTGGACGACCCCTACGCCTGCTTCGTTAAGCTCCTCCCCCTCAACGACTGCCGATACGGCCTCTACGACGCCACCTACGAGACCAAGGAGTCCAAGAAGGAGGACCTGGTCTTCATCTTCTG gGCTCCAGAAAGCGCTCCACTGAAGAGTAAGATGATCTACGCCAGCTCTAAAGATGCCATCAAAAAGAAGTTTACAG GTATCAAACACGAGTGGCAGGTGAACGGCCTGGACGACATCCAGGACCGCACCACGCTGGCGGAGAAGCTGGGCGGTAACGTGGTGGTGTCTCTCGAGGGGAAGCCGCTGTGA